In one window of Corynebacterium mycetoides DNA:
- a CDS encoding amidohydrolase: MSSNNAINAIIDSYEVDPVWQRRLYELLHANPELSMQEEETHARILHELKRFDCEVVDPVGTYGVVAIFTNGAGPTVLFRADFDGLPVTEDTDVSYASHKTMTGPDGKTVHTMHACGHDMHTTALLSLCDFMDHTREQWSGTFIALFQPGEETSVGAMSMVDDDLTTRVPRPDVCFGQHVMPGRAGQVMSKAGPQFAACDSIRVTIPGRSAHGSMPHHAIDPTFTAAMIITRMQGIVGREVDPNDFAVVSVGTLQAGSVTNIIPSSAELTLNCRFYSDKTKAKVYASIERVVHAEVLASGITDKPGIEYFAHGELLSNDATVYNKVRPSFDAVFGAESVTSPRKTVSEDFPFIPIAFGAPYFFWLIGCTPSEQWDAAVAADRVAEDVPVNHMSTFLPEYEPTIRSASRAAAAAVLTYLAR; encoded by the coding sequence ATGAGCTCGAACAACGCGATCAACGCGATTATTGACAGCTACGAGGTTGACCCGGTGTGGCAGCGACGGTTGTACGAGCTGCTCCACGCGAACCCCGAGTTGTCGATGCAGGAGGAGGAGACCCACGCGCGCATCCTGCACGAGCTCAAGCGCTTTGACTGCGAGGTGGTCGACCCCGTGGGCACGTACGGGGTGGTGGCGATCTTCACAAACGGCGCCGGCCCGACCGTGCTGTTCCGCGCCGACTTCGACGGCCTGCCCGTAACCGAGGACACCGACGTGTCCTACGCCTCCCACAAGACCATGACCGGCCCGGACGGAAAGACGGTGCACACGATGCACGCCTGCGGCCACGACATGCACACCACGGCGCTGCTGAGCCTGTGCGACTTCATGGACCACACGCGCGAGCAGTGGTCGGGAACCTTCATCGCGCTCTTCCAGCCGGGCGAGGAAACGTCTGTGGGTGCGATGTCCATGGTCGACGACGATCTGACAACGCGTGTGCCCCGCCCCGACGTGTGCTTCGGCCAGCACGTCATGCCGGGCCGCGCCGGCCAGGTCATGTCCAAGGCCGGTCCGCAGTTCGCCGCGTGCGACTCCATCCGCGTGACCATCCCGGGGCGCAGCGCGCACGGATCCATGCCGCACCACGCCATCGACCCGACGTTCACCGCCGCGATGATCATCACCCGCATGCAGGGAATCGTTGGCCGAGAGGTCGACCCGAACGACTTCGCGGTCGTTTCCGTGGGAACCCTGCAGGCGGGCTCGGTGACCAACATCATCCCGTCCAGCGCCGAACTGACCCTCAACTGCCGCTTCTACTCCGACAAGACGAAGGCCAAGGTGTACGCGTCCATCGAGCGCGTGGTGCACGCGGAGGTCCTCGCCTCCGGCATTACGGACAAGCCCGGCATCGAGTACTTCGCCCACGGCGAGCTGCTGAGCAACGACGCGACCGTGTACAACAAGGTCCGGCCCTCGTTCGACGCCGTTTTCGGAGCCGAGTCCGTCACCTCGCCGCGCAAGACGGTCTCCGAGGACTTCCCCTTCATCCCCATCGCGTTCGGCGCGCCCTACTTCTTCTGGCTCATCGGCTGCACCCCCAGCGAGCAGTGGGACGCTGCCGTGGCCGCTGACCGCGTGGCCGAAGACGTGCCCGTCAACCACATGTCGACGTTCCTGCCGGAGTACGAGCCGACGATCCGGTCTGCGTCGCGCGCGGCGGCCGCCGCGGTGCTCACCTACCTGGCGCGCTAG
- a CDS encoding glycogen/starch/alpha-glucan phosphorylase, protein MSDSTQPSFVDSVPGHVRGFSGARPENSTVKKFWTGLSAAVIDQIGADWDATRKAYAATRRQAYFSAEFLQGRALLNNLTNLGLVDDAARVAEEYGHNLTDVLEAEHDAALGNGGLGRLAACFLDSAVTQNYPLTGYGLLYRYGLFRQEFVDGFQKEQPDAWKESFYPFIVRRGTQQRVVRFDDMSVRAVPYDMPITGYGTRNVGTLRLWDAKPMHEFDYDAFNSQRFSDAILEREAVHDLTRVLYPNDTTFAGKMLRVRQQYFFVSASLQEMIDNYITHHGEDLSGFAEYNSVQLNDTHPVLGIPELMRLLMDEHSMGWEDAWEVTTKTFAYTNHTVLEEALERWDVAIFKQLFWRIWEIVVEIDRRYRIDMEARGIAPEDAHHFSPVHDGQVHMAWIACYGSYSVNGVAAMHTEILKRETLSYWYGMYPERFNNKTNGVTPRRWLRMCNPRLSALLDRLSGSDAWVTDLPRLKELRHYVDDDAVMNELREIKAANKRDFAAWIYEHQGIEIDPDSIFDTQIKRLHEYKRQLMNALYILDLYFRIKDDGERDVPKRTFIFGAKAAPGYVRAKGIIKLINAIGELVNNDPVVSQYLTVVFVENYNVSPAEQIIPATDISEQISTAGKEASGTSNMKFMMNGALTLGTMDGANVEIVEAVGEDNAYVFGAREEDLPQLKRDYNPYAVAESVPGLKRVLDALVDGTLDDASTGAFHDIRGSLLDGHGQAPDTYYVLGDFADYRATRDRMSRDYVADPLAWARMCWTNICESGRFSSDRTIHDYATEVWKLEPTPIEQA, encoded by the coding sequence ATGTCCGATTCCACCCAGCCCTCATTCGTAGACTCCGTTCCCGGCCACGTCCGCGGTTTTTCGGGCGCCCGCCCGGAAAACTCCACGGTGAAGAAGTTCTGGACCGGGCTCTCCGCCGCCGTGATCGACCAGATCGGCGCCGACTGGGACGCGACGAGGAAGGCCTACGCCGCGACCCGCAGGCAGGCCTATTTTTCCGCCGAGTTCCTCCAGGGCCGCGCGCTGCTGAACAACCTGACCAACCTCGGGCTCGTGGACGATGCCGCCCGCGTCGCCGAGGAATACGGCCACAACCTCACCGACGTGTTAGAGGCCGAGCACGACGCCGCCCTGGGCAACGGCGGCCTGGGGCGCCTCGCCGCGTGCTTCCTGGATTCCGCCGTCACGCAGAATTACCCCCTGACCGGCTACGGCCTGCTCTACCGCTACGGGCTGTTCCGCCAAGAGTTCGTCGACGGCTTCCAAAAAGAGCAGCCCGACGCGTGGAAGGAGTCCTTCTACCCCTTCATCGTGCGCCGCGGCACCCAGCAGCGCGTGGTGCGTTTCGACGACATGAGCGTGCGCGCCGTACCCTACGACATGCCGATCACCGGCTACGGCACCCGCAACGTGGGCACGCTGCGCCTGTGGGACGCCAAGCCGATGCACGAGTTCGACTACGACGCGTTCAACTCGCAGCGCTTCTCCGACGCGATCTTGGAGCGCGAGGCGGTCCACGACCTCACCCGCGTGCTCTACCCCAACGACACCACGTTCGCCGGAAAGATGCTGCGCGTGCGCCAGCAGTACTTCTTCGTCTCCGCCTCCCTGCAGGAGATGATTGACAACTACATCACCCACCACGGCGAGGACCTCTCCGGCTTCGCCGAGTACAACTCGGTGCAGCTCAACGACACCCACCCGGTGCTCGGCATCCCCGAGCTGATGCGCCTGCTCATGGACGAGCATTCCATGGGCTGGGAGGATGCCTGGGAGGTGACCACTAAGACCTTCGCCTACACCAACCACACTGTGCTGGAGGAGGCCTTGGAGCGGTGGGACGTGGCCATTTTCAAGCAATTGTTCTGGCGCATCTGGGAGATCGTGGTGGAGATCGACCGCCGCTACCGCATCGACATGGAGGCCCGCGGCATCGCGCCCGAGGACGCCCACCACTTCTCCCCCGTCCACGACGGACAGGTGCACATGGCGTGGATCGCGTGCTACGGCTCCTACTCCGTCAACGGCGTGGCCGCCATGCACACCGAGATTCTCAAGCGCGAGACGCTGAGCTACTGGTACGGGATGTACCCGGAGCGCTTCAACAACAAGACCAACGGCGTGACCCCGCGCCGCTGGCTGCGGATGTGCAACCCGCGGCTGTCCGCCCTGCTCGACCGCCTCTCCGGCTCCGACGCCTGGGTCACCGACCTGCCCCGGCTCAAGGAGCTGCGCCACTACGTCGACGACGACGCCGTGATGAACGAGCTGCGCGAAATCAAGGCCGCCAACAAGCGCGACTTCGCGGCGTGGATTTACGAGCACCAGGGCATCGAGATCGACCCAGACTCGATCTTCGACACCCAGATCAAGCGCCTGCACGAGTACAAGCGGCAGCTGATGAACGCCCTCTACATCCTGGACCTGTACTTCCGGATCAAGGACGATGGCGAGCGCGACGTGCCCAAGCGCACCTTCATCTTCGGCGCGAAGGCCGCCCCCGGCTACGTGCGGGCGAAGGGCATTATCAAACTGATCAACGCCATCGGCGAGCTGGTTAACAACGACCCCGTGGTGTCGCAGTACCTCACGGTTGTCTTCGTGGAGAACTACAACGTCTCCCCCGCCGAGCAGATCATCCCCGCGACCGACATCTCCGAGCAGATCTCCACCGCCGGCAAGGAGGCCTCGGGCACCTCCAACATGAAATTCATGATGAACGGCGCGCTCACCCTGGGCACGATGGACGGCGCGAACGTGGAAATCGTCGAGGCCGTCGGCGAGGACAACGCCTACGTGTTCGGTGCGCGCGAGGAAGACCTGCCGCAGCTCAAGCGCGACTACAACCCGTACGCCGTCGCCGAGTCGGTGCCGGGGCTCAAGCGCGTTCTCGACGCGCTCGTCGACGGCACGCTTGACGACGCCTCCACCGGCGCATTCCACGACATCCGCGGCTCGCTTCTCGACGGCCACGGCCAGGCGCCGGACACCTACTACGTGCTCGGCGACTTCGCGGACTACCGCGCCACCCGCGACCGCATGAGCCGGGATTACGTCGCTGACCCGCTCGCCTGGGCACGCATGTGCTGGACCAACATCTGCGAATCCGGGCGCTTCTCCTCCGACCGCACGATCCACGACTACGCCACCGAGGTGTGGAAGCTGGAGCCGACCCCGATCGAGCAGGCGTAG
- a CDS encoding nucleoside deaminase: MDHLQRAIEIATESAGSDGGPFGCVIVTERGVYEGRNDVVARHDPTAHAEIQAIREACRAEGTHDLTGAVLYASGQPCPMCFAAIHWARIDTVLYAATNDQAAAAGFDDSFISEVACGNADGPVAFRHAPQDNDNAPFDAWAANDDRVQY, translated from the coding sequence GTGGACCACCTCCAGCGCGCCATCGAAATCGCCACCGAGTCCGCCGGCTCCGACGGCGGGCCGTTCGGTTGCGTGATCGTGACCGAGCGCGGCGTCTACGAGGGTCGCAACGACGTGGTCGCCCGCCACGATCCGACGGCGCACGCCGAGATCCAGGCGATCCGCGAGGCCTGCCGCGCGGAGGGCACCCATGACTTGACGGGCGCGGTGCTCTACGCGTCCGGTCAGCCGTGCCCCATGTGCTTCGCCGCGATCCATTGGGCGCGCATTGACACGGTGTTGTACGCCGCCACCAACGACCAGGCAGCCGCGGCCGGTTTCGACGACTCCTTCATCTCGGAGGTGGCCTGCGGGAACGCAGACGGGCCCGTCGCCTTCCGCCACGCTCCCCAGGACAACGACAACGCGCCCTTCGACGCATGGGCCGCCAACGACGACCGGGTGCAGTACTAA
- the pabB gene encoding aminodeoxychorismate synthase component I, with protein sequence MILLIDNRDSYTFNLAHLIASAAGQEPEVVRADDVAARGVCERIARGVYSHVVISPGPGTPESEADFAGSRAVIEAAADIPVLGVCLGHQGLALLAGAAVQRTQPRHGHVSRISHSGVGIFAGLPQDFAAVRYHSLHVDPAHAGNLRVHARSEDGVIQGLEVLGRPHWGVQFHPESVLTEHGADLMRNFLALPPRRAAAWGVTHEHVDVDADLDTEATFRALRGSGPDAFWLDSATGDGFTIMGTTAGPLSRTLTWPGCGDALAALADELAAGIDTAGIPDLPFTGGWVGYVGYEAAELTLPGFTSRHARSQPDVYLVRPQSFLCYDHAARRAHLMAVHRGAPGPETEGLLAALRQALSTQRPAVSVARVEQGAWRLSRAEYRGRFEAAKATLASGDSYEVCLTDTFEATTRAESLDLYSRLRRANPAPYASYLALGDVEVLSSSPERFLTVRGGTVEAKPIKGTLAVSHPPEQLLDDAKTRAENLMIVDLLRNDLGRVCVPGSVEVPRLMAVETYATVHQLVSTVTGRLRPETGLVDLVRATFPPGSMTGAPKERTCAVIDALEAGPRGVYSGAIGYFGFDGSADLSVVIRAAVKRGERISVGAGGAIVWDSDAESEYEEMHLKADAVLRGWT encoded by the coding sequence ATGATCCTGCTCATTGACAACCGCGATTCCTACACGTTCAACCTCGCGCACCTGATCGCCTCCGCGGCCGGTCAGGAGCCCGAGGTGGTGCGCGCCGACGACGTCGCCGCCCGCGGCGTGTGCGAGCGCATCGCCCGCGGCGTCTACAGCCACGTCGTCATCTCGCCGGGTCCGGGCACCCCGGAGTCGGAGGCGGATTTCGCGGGCTCCCGCGCCGTGATCGAGGCCGCCGCCGACATCCCCGTCCTCGGGGTGTGCCTGGGGCACCAGGGGCTCGCCCTCCTCGCCGGCGCCGCCGTGCAGCGCACCCAGCCGCGCCACGGGCACGTCAGCCGCATCTCCCACTCCGGCGTGGGCATCTTCGCCGGGCTGCCGCAGGACTTCGCCGCCGTGCGCTACCACTCGCTGCACGTGGACCCCGCGCACGCGGGGAACCTGCGCGTGCACGCACGCAGCGAGGACGGCGTCATCCAGGGTCTCGAGGTTCTCGGGCGCCCGCACTGGGGCGTGCAGTTCCACCCCGAATCGGTGCTCACCGAGCACGGCGCGGACCTCATGCGCAACTTCCTCGCGCTTCCTCCTCGGCGGGCGGCGGCATGGGGCGTCACCCACGAGCACGTCGATGTGGACGCCGACCTCGACACCGAAGCGACGTTCCGCGCGTTGCGGGGGTCGGGCCCCGACGCCTTCTGGCTCGATTCGGCGACGGGCGACGGGTTCACCATCATGGGCACCACCGCCGGGCCGCTTTCCCGCACGCTGACGTGGCCGGGCTGCGGCGACGCGCTCGCCGCGCTCGCGGACGAACTCGCCGCTGGCATCGACACCGCCGGCATTCCCGACCTCCCGTTTACCGGCGGCTGGGTCGGATACGTCGGCTACGAGGCGGCGGAGCTCACGCTGCCCGGCTTCACCTCCCGCCACGCCCGCAGCCAGCCGGACGTGTACCTGGTGCGCCCCCAGTCGTTCCTCTGCTACGACCACGCGGCTCGCCGCGCCCACCTCATGGCTGTGCACCGCGGCGCCCCCGGGCCCGAGACGGAGGGCCTGCTCGCCGCTCTGCGCCAGGCGCTGAGCACGCAGCGGCCCGCCGTCTCGGTAGCGCGCGTGGAGCAGGGCGCGTGGCGGCTAAGCCGCGCGGAGTACCGCGGGCGCTTCGAGGCGGCGAAAGCCACGCTGGCAAGCGGCGATTCCTACGAGGTCTGTCTCACGGACACCTTCGAGGCGACGACCCGTGCGGAGAGCCTGGACCTCTACTCCCGGCTGCGCCGCGCCAACCCGGCCCCGTACGCCTCCTACCTCGCCCTCGGCGACGTCGAGGTGCTCTCGAGCTCGCCGGAGCGCTTCCTCACCGTGCGCGGCGGCACCGTCGAGGCCAAACCCATCAAGGGCACGCTCGCCGTGTCCCATCCGCCCGAGCAGCTGCTTGACGACGCCAAAACACGCGCCGAAAACCTCATGATCGTCGATCTTTTGCGCAATGACCTCGGCAGGGTCTGCGTCCCCGGGTCGGTCGAGGTGCCCCGGCTCATGGCCGTGGAGACGTACGCTACGGTTCACCAGCTCGTCTCCACTGTCACCGGCCGCCTGCGCCCGGAGACGGGGCTGGTGGACCTGGTGCGCGCGACGTTTCCCCCGGGCTCCATGACCGGGGCGCCGAAGGAGCGCACCTGCGCCGTCATCGACGCGCTCGAAGCCGGGCCGCGCGGGGTGTATTCCGGCGCAATCGGATACTTCGGGTTCGACGGGTCGGCGGACCTGAGCGTGGTCATCCGCGCGGCCGTCAAGCGGGGCGAGCGGATCTCTGTGGGCGCCGGCGGCGCGATCGTGTGGGATTCCGACGCCGAGTCCGAGTACGAGGAGATGCATCTCAAGGCCGACGCCGTGCTGCGGGGGTGGACGTGA
- a CDS encoding aminotransferase class IV has protein sequence MRSYVWRDGWVETIRPAGEFVCAESWRHRFGRANGLGLHVRRFAAHAGEVPDGLWEATVALLGAKEELFPRVGATGGSFRLDIRPAPPPRAVTHLTVANAPDPRRFPLVKGPDLARLAEHRARYLAPGTDDVVLGEYAETTTGALVGWDGDTLVVPTGAHLPSVTQRQVADRARALGVEVVSGRLDEGMPLWFMNSVHGVSPVGRIVRGGVAIDVPQHARASDWAAWWWEGFTTTRLTTQL, from the coding sequence GTGAGATCCTACGTCTGGCGCGACGGGTGGGTGGAAACTATCCGCCCCGCCGGCGAATTCGTGTGCGCGGAATCCTGGCGCCACCGGTTCGGCCGGGCTAACGGGTTAGGGCTGCACGTCCGGCGCTTCGCCGCGCACGCCGGCGAGGTTCCAGACGGGTTGTGGGAGGCCACAGTCGCGCTCCTCGGCGCCAAGGAGGAGCTCTTCCCGCGTGTCGGGGCCACGGGCGGCTCGTTCCGACTGGATATACGCCCCGCCCCGCCGCCGCGCGCGGTCACTCACCTGACGGTGGCCAACGCGCCCGATCCCCGCCGGTTCCCGCTGGTGAAAGGGCCCGACCTGGCGCGCCTGGCGGAGCACCGCGCCCGCTACCTCGCCCCCGGGACCGACGATGTCGTGCTCGGTGAGTACGCGGAGACGACGACGGGGGCCCTGGTGGGCTGGGACGGCGACACCCTGGTGGTGCCGACCGGGGCGCACCTGCCCTCCGTGACGCAACGGCAGGTGGCGGATCGGGCCCGCGCGCTCGGCGTTGAGGTTGTCTCCGGACGGCTCGACGAGGGCATGCCCCTGTGGTTTATGAACTCGGTACACGGGGTCAGCCCGGTGGGGCGCATCGTCCGCGGGGGCGTTGCAATCGACGTTCCGCAACACGCCCGCGCCTCCGACTGGGCGGCGTGGTGGTGGGAAGGCTTTACAACGACACGGCTAACGACGCAGCTCTAG
- the pyk gene encoding pyruvate kinase, whose amino-acid sequence MDRRTKMVCTLGPAVASKEAIVGLVRDGMDVARLNFSHGDHADHEQNYRWVREATDETGHAVGILADLQGPKIRLGRFEEGKTQWETGEDVRITVDDVVGTHDRVSTTYKQLAQDAKPGDRLLVDDGKVALVVTEIDGNDVVARVTEGGPVSNNKGVSLPGMNISVPALSEKDIEDLKFALRLGVDFIALSFVRSPSDVDLVHEVMDEVGRRVPVIAKLEKPEAVDALESIILAFDAVMVARGDLGVEIPLEQVPLVQKRVIQIARENAKPVIVATQMLDSMIENSRPTRAEASDVANAVLDGADAVMLSGETSIGVDPHNVVRTMGRIVRVAESMGTVPPLNHIPRTKRGVISYSANDIATRLNARAIVTFTTSGDTARRVARLHPDLPLLVFTPVQQVRSQLALTWGAETFLCPEIGSTDDMIRVVDDYLLGIGTYNAGDTMVVVAGTPPGVAGTTNTIHVHQLGEDAQNPH is encoded by the coding sequence GTGGATAGAAGAACAAAAATGGTGTGTACGCTCGGCCCCGCGGTGGCGAGCAAGGAAGCCATCGTCGGCCTTGTCCGCGACGGCATGGACGTGGCCCGGCTGAACTTCTCCCACGGCGACCACGCCGACCACGAGCAGAATTACCGGTGGGTGCGCGAGGCCACGGACGAGACGGGGCACGCCGTGGGCATCCTCGCGGACCTACAGGGCCCGAAGATCCGCCTCGGCCGCTTCGAGGAGGGCAAGACTCAGTGGGAGACGGGTGAGGACGTCCGCATCACCGTCGACGATGTCGTGGGCACCCACGACCGCGTCTCCACCACCTACAAGCAGCTCGCCCAGGACGCCAAGCCCGGTGATCGCCTGCTTGTCGACGACGGCAAGGTCGCCCTGGTTGTCACCGAAATCGACGGCAACGACGTCGTCGCGCGGGTGACCGAGGGCGGGCCGGTGTCCAACAACAAGGGCGTGTCCCTGCCCGGCATGAACATCTCCGTGCCTGCGCTGAGCGAGAAGGACATCGAGGACTTGAAGTTCGCGCTGAGGCTCGGCGTCGACTTCATCGCCCTGTCGTTTGTGCGCTCGCCCTCGGACGTGGATCTCGTGCACGAGGTGATGGACGAGGTGGGCCGCAGGGTCCCGGTCATTGCCAAGCTGGAAAAGCCCGAGGCCGTCGACGCGCTGGAGTCGATCATCCTGGCGTTCGACGCGGTTATGGTCGCCCGCGGCGACCTGGGCGTGGAGATCCCGCTCGAGCAGGTGCCGCTGGTGCAAAAGCGCGTCATCCAGATCGCCCGCGAGAACGCGAAGCCGGTCATTGTGGCCACGCAGATGCTCGACTCCATGATTGAGAACTCCCGCCCGACCCGCGCCGAGGCGTCCGACGTGGCCAACGCCGTGCTCGACGGTGCCGACGCCGTCATGCTCTCGGGCGAGACCTCGATCGGCGTCGACCCGCACAACGTGGTGCGCACGATGGGCCGCATTGTCCGCGTTGCGGAGTCCATGGGCACCGTCCCGCCGCTCAACCACATCCCACGCACGAAACGGGGCGTGATCTCGTACTCGGCCAACGACATCGCGACCCGCCTCAACGCCCGGGCGATTGTCACGTTCACCACCTCGGGTGACACGGCGCGCCGGGTGGCGCGCCTGCACCCCGACCTCCCGCTGCTCGTGTTCACCCCGGTGCAGCAGGTGCGGTCCCAGCTCGCCTTGACATGGGGCGCGGAAACCTTCCTGTGCCCCGAGATCGGCTCCACCGACGACATGATCCGGGTTGTGGACGACTACCTGCTGGGCATTGGCACCTACAACGCCGGAGATACCATGGTTGTCGTGGCGGGCACACCCCCCGGGGTCGCGGGCACGACCAACACGATCCACGTCCACCAGCTCGGCGAGGACGCCCAGAACCCGCACTAG
- the lgt gene encoding prolipoprotein diacylglyceryl transferase translates to METTILANIPSPPQGVWHLGPVPIRAYSLCIITGILVALWLTLRRYKAKGGDPDVVWDAAIVMIPAGIVGGRLYHVITDYDKYFGPGRDPWQAFNVSAGGLGILGAVALGFAAVWALFKYKKIPLAPFADAVAPGIILAQAIGRLGNWFNQELYGRPTDVPWALDIYYRVDEAGNYAPLTGRSTGEIVASVHPTFLYELLWNLAVFAFLLWAEKRWRLGHGRVFALYLAGYAFGRFFVELMRADEANHILGLRVNTWVSAILFIAALIVFLRLPRGQEDPHEVDPRRNPDPRRGGALTAGLPSATGSAPAGEHAKRYGGEADRGAAPHEK, encoded by the coding sequence GTGGAAACGACGATCTTGGCCAACATCCCCTCGCCGCCGCAGGGCGTCTGGCACCTCGGACCCGTGCCGATTCGGGCGTACTCGCTGTGCATCATCACCGGCATCCTCGTCGCCTTGTGGCTGACGTTGCGACGGTACAAGGCGAAGGGGGGCGACCCGGATGTGGTGTGGGACGCCGCCATTGTGATGATCCCGGCCGGAATCGTCGGCGGGCGCCTCTACCACGTGATCACGGACTACGACAAGTACTTCGGGCCGGGGCGCGACCCGTGGCAGGCGTTCAACGTCTCCGCGGGCGGTCTGGGGATCCTCGGCGCGGTTGCGCTGGGGTTCGCCGCCGTCTGGGCCCTGTTTAAGTACAAGAAGATTCCGCTGGCGCCGTTCGCCGACGCGGTGGCCCCGGGCATCATCCTCGCCCAGGCCATCGGGCGCCTGGGCAACTGGTTCAACCAGGAGCTCTACGGCCGGCCGACCGACGTGCCGTGGGCGCTCGACATTTACTACCGCGTCGACGAGGCGGGCAACTACGCGCCACTGACCGGCCGCTCCACCGGCGAGATCGTGGCCAGCGTGCACCCGACGTTCCTTTACGAGCTGCTGTGGAACCTCGCCGTCTTCGCCTTCCTCCTCTGGGCCGAGAAGCGGTGGCGCCTCGGCCACGGCCGCGTGTTCGCGCTCTACCTAGCGGGTTACGCGTTCGGCCGCTTCTTCGTCGAGCTCATGCGCGCCGACGAGGCCAACCACATCCTCGGCCTGCGCGTGAACACCTGGGTCTCGGCGATATTGTTCATCGCCGCCCTCATCGTCTTCCTCCGGCTGCCGCGCGGCCAGGAGGACCCGCACGAGGTGGATCCGCGACGCAACCCCGATCCGCGCCGCGGTGGCGCGCTCACGGCGGGCCTGCCCTCTGCCACGGGTTCCGCGCCGGCGGGGGAGCACGCAAAACGGTACGGTGGGGAAGCGGATCGTGGCGCTGCGCCGCACGAGAAGTAA